The Magnetovibrio sp. PR-2 genomic interval GCGAAGTGGCGCTGGAAACGTTTAAGCACCTGCACAAGCTCTCACTGCGCTTTCACTTGGAACGCCAAACCGGGGGGCTCAGCCGCGCCATCGAACGGGGCTCCAGCGGCATTGAGTTTTTGTTGCGCATGTTGTTGTTCAACATCGTGCCGACCATGTTCGAAATCGCCATGGTGGGGGTGTTGATGTGGGCGTTGTTGAGCGGCTCGTTCGCACTCGCCACCATGGGCACCATTGCGGCCTATATCGTGTGGACCGTGGCGCTGACCAATTGGCGCACGCGGTTTCGCCGGGAAATGAACGAAAACGATTCGGTTGCGCACACCAAAGCCATCGACAGTTTGCTCAACTACGAAACCGTCAAATACTTCGGCAACGAAGCGCACGAATCCCAGCGTTTCGACGTGGCGCTCGCGGGCTATGAAAAAGCCGCCATCAAGTCCAAAACGTCCCTCGCCCTGCTCAACACCGGACAAGGGGCCATCATCGCCATTGGTGTCACCATCGTCATGCTCATGGCCGGCTTTGGCGTTGCGGACGGATCGCTCACCGTGGGCGATTTTGTGTTGGTGAACACGTATCTGTTACAGCTCTACCTGCCGCTCAATTTCTTGGGCTCGTCGTACCGCGAAATCAAACACTCGCTCACCGATATGGAAGAGATGTTCTCTCTCCTCGACGCCAACGAAGAGATCGAGGACGCCGACAGCGCCGAGCCGCTCAACGTCACGGGCGGTGAAGTGAAGTTTGAAAATGTCAACTTCGCCTACGACCCGCGCCGCCCGGTTTTGAAAAACGTGAGCTTCTCCGTGCCTTCGGGAAAATCCGTCGCCATCGTCGGCTCATCCGGTGCGGGCAAGTCCACCATTTCACGCTTGCTGTTTCGCTTTTACGATATTGACGACGGCAGCATCTCCATCGACGGGCAAGACATCCGCGATGTGCAACAGGCGAGCCTGCGCGCCGCCATCGGTATCGTCCCGCAAGACACGGTGCTGTTCAACGACACGGTCTATTACAACATTGCCTATGGCCGCCCCGGCGCGACACCGTCAGAAATTGAAGAGGCCGCCAAGCTCGCCAAAATCCACGACTTTATCCAGAGCTTGCCCGACGGCTATCAAACCATCGTCGGCGAGCGCGGCCTGAAACTGTCCGGCGGGGAAAAACAACGCGTCGCCATCGCGCGCACCATTTTGAAAGCACCGCAAATTTTGCTGTTCGACGAAGCCACCTCGGCGCTGGACACCCACACGGAAAAAGAAATCCAGGCGTCCTTGCGCGAAGTCGCTGCGGGCCGCACGTCGTTGGTGATCGCGCACCGTTTGTCCACGGTGGTGGACAGTGACGAGATTTTGGTGCTCGACCAAGGGGAAGTGGCGGAGCGTGGAACCCATGCTGACTTGTTGGCCAAAGACGGTCTTTACGCCGCCATGTGGCAGCGCCAGCAAGAGGCCAGCGAAGCCATCGAGACACTTAAACGCACGGGCGAGCAAGCCGACAGGGTGGCTGCTGAAGTGGCGAAATGACGGAGACACTTACCGCACAAGACATCTCACGCGGGGTTCTCCGCATGCTCGCCACCCAAGGCTATCGCGGCGTCACGGAACTGCCGCTCACCAACAACCGGCGCTGCGACATTGCGGCGCTGGGGCCGCGTGGTGAGGTGGTGATTGTGGAAATCAAAAGCTCGCGAAATGACTTTCAGTCCGACACCAAGTGGCCGGAGTACGTAGACCACTGCGAACGCTTTTTCTTCGCCGTCGCACCGGACTTTCCGGTTGAGCTGCTGCCAATTGAGCAAGGCCTGATCATCTCCGACGGCTACAGCGCCGACATCATCCGCGACGTCGAACCGCGCAAACTCGCCCCGGCCCGGCGCAAGTCCATCACACTGAGGATTGCGCGCACGGCGGCCCATCGATTGCACGCTGAGCTTGATCCTGCATTCGATCAAAGCAAGTCGCCGATTTAACGTCCACAATGGCCGAAACCCAGCCCGAGTAAGGCAATATTTAGAACAAAACCACCCCGTTTTAGAACAAAAACACCCCGTCGCTCCTGCGAAGGCAGGAGCCTATGGGCTTCTCGTTTTAGAGTCTCTAACGGTTCCAGCTGAGCAACCGCCCATGGATTCCTGCCTTCGCAGGAATGACGACTATTGGGGCTTCACGCAGGGAGTGGGGGGGATAAGCTTGTGTCCGAGCATCTGTTCACGGGCATTGAGAATGTGGCATTTGAGATGGATGCTTGAAGGGTTGCCTAGACACAATTCTTAAGTAGGGAGCCATATATCGATTCTTTTTTCATTCTCATACTGAATGGCTTACAACGGATAATCTTTTAGTTTCAGCCCCATTTTAATTGATCAATGGATTCAATGGGCTGATCAACATATTGCGCTACAAACAGTACAAGCAACATCATATGGTTGATTTGTACGCTATGAACTGCTAGAACACTTCAAGAACATGGAACTATGACAATGAGTTATGATGGACGGGCTATTGCAAACTTCGTCTTGGACTATTGTGAGGATAACGGTCACCCAATAACAAACCTCTCTCTGCAAAAGATTGTCTACTTTTGCCACGTTTGGTCACTGATAACCTTGGGAAGACCATTAATCCGGCACCAATTTGAAGCTTGGAAATATGGGCCAGTACTTCAGTATCTGTATAGAGAGTTCAAGTCATTTGACGATGACATTATTACAAACCGAGCGAAGCAACTTGACCCCAAAACAGGAATAAAGCAAAACGCTGTTTGTGATTTTGACCCAGTTACAGAAGAACTCTTAAGAGATGTAGTTAAATTTTATAGCCAGCTTAGCGCTGGCCAGTTGGTAGACTTAAGCCATGTAACGGGAGGACCATGGCATCAAGTCTGGAATCATGATGGTGACGTTCAACCTGGAATGAAAATTGAAAATAAAGACATTCTTGAATTTTATTCCAAGGCATCGGCTCCATTCACAATACAATGAGGTTAATCACCATATGACTAAACTCAGAGTACCTTCCCTTCAGCATTTAGCGCGTAACTGGCACCCTGATTCGAAAAAAATCACTAAATCATTAGTCCGATTAGCAGAGAATCCGCCAAGATTTAATTACAACCCTTTAAGTAGCGCAGCATTAGACCTGTTGTTGTTTGGTCAACCTTATGATCAAGTTCGGCTAGGAATAATTCGTGCTGTTAAACGTGAAGGTGTACGCGATAACTATCTGGAAATACTCTCTCTGATGCACAAGCACTTTGAAAGTATATCTCCTGACTTCGTGCAACAAGTTGACACAAGGATGTATCCAATCACACGGGGGCTAATGATCCCCTTT includes:
- a CDS encoding ABCB family ABC transporter ATP-binding protein/permease, which codes for MKGMKGRIPPEDQSAPRNDWHTIRTLMPYLWPSTRFDLRVRVILAMVFLLTAKGATVTVPILLKYAVDELSAPTMLIGLAAVPVGLLLAYGAARVISLAFKELQSAVFANVTHFAIREVALETFKHLHKLSLRFHLERQTGGLSRAIERGSSGIEFLLRMLLFNIVPTMFEIAMVGVLMWALLSGSFALATMGTIAAYIVWTVALTNWRTRFRREMNENDSVAHTKAIDSLLNYETVKYFGNEAHESQRFDVALAGYEKAAIKSKTSLALLNTGQGAIIAIGVTIVMLMAGFGVADGSLTVGDFVLVNTYLLQLYLPLNFLGSSYREIKHSLTDMEEMFSLLDANEEIEDADSAEPLNVTGGEVKFENVNFAYDPRRPVLKNVSFSVPSGKSVAIVGSSGAGKSTISRLLFRFYDIDDGSISIDGQDIRDVQQASLRAAIGIVPQDTVLFNDTVYYNIAYGRPGATPSEIEEAAKLAKIHDFIQSLPDGYQTIVGERGLKLSGGEKQRVAIARTILKAPQILLFDEATSALDTHTEKEIQASLREVAAGRTSLVIAHRLSTVVDSDEILVLDQGEVAERGTHADLLAKDGLYAAMWQRQQEASEAIETLKRTGEQADRVAAEVAK
- a CDS encoding MmcB family DNA repair protein; protein product: MTETLTAQDISRGVLRMLATQGYRGVTELPLTNNRRCDIAALGPRGEVVIVEIKSSRNDFQSDTKWPEYVDHCERFFFAVAPDFPVELLPIEQGLIISDGYSADIIRDVEPRKLAPARRKSITLRIARTAAHRLHAELDPAFDQSKSPI
- a CDS encoding Panacea domain-containing protein; amino-acid sequence: MSYDGRAIANFVLDYCEDNGHPITNLSLQKIVYFCHVWSLITLGRPLIRHQFEAWKYGPVLQYLYREFKSFDDDIITNRAKQLDPKTGIKQNAVCDFDPVTEELLRDVVKFYSQLSAGQLVDLSHVTGGPWHQVWNHDGDVQPGMKIENKDILEFYSKASAPFTIQ